From Alligator mississippiensis isolate rAllMis1 chromosome 9, rAllMis1, whole genome shotgun sequence, one genomic window encodes:
- the SALL4 gene encoding sal-like protein 4 isoform X2, with protein MSRRKQAKPQHIHSEEQPPDAASGSPQDVPGDGEGEMSSKRCRTEETNICEKCCAEFFNLAEFLEHKKNCTKNPPVLIMNDSEGTIPPEGFPEASSENFPNDRSDGRTAKDSQAKSCTGSVEKREGKVDAEPVAGMYLKTEPPVTSATPGLSYLSKPKVPNTNVTLQTIRGTKVAVNQRTSDAISPAAASFNAIPMILEQLVCLQQQQLQQIQLTEQIRIQIAMMAPHALHPSIAAAADPLKALGAHMSQQLSATVALIGQKAGSQSLSLESLKQGKLPHPTLGIPAAGSVAGGLSSSLSLKPEANRGLPSSIARFPNPLLPQSSNSVIFQNPLSAVSVLDPSKKGKGKPPNISVSESKPTAEEPFFKHKCKFCGKVFGNDSALQIHLRSHTGERPYKCNICGNRFTTKGNLKVHFQRHKDKYPHIKMNPYPVPEHLDNIPTSSGIPYGMSVPLDESNLIVDSKPVLTTLPTSMGAGLPQNISSLASIKDSLPSTLSGDMQPRPSPESEGGSSSSGAISHESGTEQSLSSPQASCSASIFRGSGASEQGSETSKLQQLVENIDKSAADPNECLICHRVLSCQSSLKMHYRTHTGERPFKCKICGRAFSTKGNLKTHYGVHRANTPLKMQHSCPICQKKFTNAVVLQQHIRMHMGGQIPNTPMPDNACDNTDVDPTQAEKNGDVSRPDESMESIEIEEDLDSQDGPSSSSKPPTPYDAQSESPATVFSGIAALENQMKIVNSALTLQRQSSQKSSDNGSAESDGMTNDSSSVTGDPDYQNGRSPAASESASFQALSPANSQAESVRSKSPGFNAQEDAAMGNKAEGPESNVPEIEGAGALDLTYGNIGRKVIKEEPGLHFANGEYGRSSIPTAFVRAPPALIKVEMLGERPISTGHFIGPPALSPGVAPLLVPRPKFCRPAKQHICTTCGKNFSSASALQIHERTHTGEKPFACTICGRAFTTKGNLKEACRPIPSQFPIPARQLGELCAAGPCWNSHVE; from the exons ATGTCGCGGCGCAAGCAGGCGAAGCCCCAGCACATCCACTCCGAGGAGCAGCCCCCAGATGCTGCAAGTG gGAGTCCACAAGACGTCCCAGGTGATGGAGAGGGTGAAATGAGTTCCAAGAGGTGCCGAACAGAAGAAACCAACATTTGTGAGAAATGCTGTGCAGAGTTCTTCAATCTCGCTGAATTCCTTGAGCATAAGAAAAATTGCACTAAAAATCCACCTGTCCTAATCATGAATGACAGCGAGGGAACCATACCCCCCGAAGGCTTCCCTGAAGCTTCTTCTGAGAACTTTCCCAATGATCGCTCAGATGGTCGAACAGCCAAGGACAGTCAGGCAAAGAGTTGCACTGGTTCTGTggaaaagagagaaggaaaagttGATGCTGAACCTGTTGCAGGAATGTACCTAAAAACAGAACCCCCTGTGACTTCAGCAACTCCTGGCCTCAGCTATTTATCAAAACCCAAGGTACCAAACACTAATGTGACTTTGCAGACGATACGTGGCACCAAAGTGGCTGTGAACCAGCGTACCTCTGATGCCATCTCTCCCGCTGCAGCTAGTTTTAATGCTATCCCAATGATCCTGGAGCAGCTcgtctgcttgcagcagcagcagcttcagcaaaTTCAGCTTACAGAGCAAATCCGCATTCAGATTGCCATGATGGCTCCTCATGCCCTGCATCCTTCAATAGCAGCTGCTGCCGATCCCCTAAAAGCTTTGGGTGCTCACATGTCTCAGCAGCTGTCGGCTACTGTTGCATTAATTGGACAAAAAGCTGGAAGCCAAAGCCTATCACTGGAATCCTTGAAGCAAGGAAAACTACCTCATCCTACCCTTGGCATTCCAGCTGCTGGCTCTGTAGCCGGCGggctttcttcctctctctccttgaAGCCTGAAGCAAACAGGGGCCTCCCAAGTTCCATTGCTCGGTTTCCAAACCCTTTGCTACCTCAGTCATCCAATTCTGTCATCTTCCAAAACCCACTTTCTGCAGTCTCGGTGCTCGATCCCTccaagaaagggaaagggaagcccCCTAATATCAGCGTGTCTGAAAGCAAACCAACTGCAGAAGAACCTTTCTTTAAACATAAGTGCAAGTTCTGTGGCAAGGTCTTTGGCAATGACAGTGCTTTACAGATCCACCTCCGCTCCCACACTGGTGAAAGGCCCTACAAGTGTAACATTTGTGGCAACCGGTTTACAACCAAAGGGAACCTGAAAGTGCATTTTCAGCGTCACAAAGATAAATACCCTCACATTAAAATGAATCCCTATCCAGTCCCTGAGCACCTGGACAACATTCCCACCAGCAGTGGAATCCCGTACGGCATGTCTGTGCCGCTGGATGAGTCCAACCTAATTGTGGATAGCAAACCAGTTCTGACAACACTGCCGACCTCCATGGGTGCCGGCTTGCCTCAAAATATCTCCAGCCTAGCAAGCATCAAAGATTCTCTCCCCAGCACCCTGTCGGGTGACATGCAGCCGAGACCCTCTCCGGAAAGTGAAGGTGGCTCTTCCTCATCGGGTGCCATCAGTCACGAGTCAGGAACCGAGCAGAGCTTGAGCTCGCCACAAGCTAGCTGCAGTGCGAGCATCTTCCGTGGAAGTGGGGCAAGTGAGCAAGGTTCGGAAACGTCCAAGCTCCAGCAGCTGGTTGAGAACATTGACAAGTCTGCTGCTGACCCCAATGAGTGCCTGATTTGTCACAGGGTGCTGAGCTGTCAGAGCTCGCTCAAAATGCATTACCGTACCCACACTGGAGAGCGCCCGTTTAAGTGTAAGATCTGTGGCCGTGCCTTTTCAACAAAAGGTAACCTTAAGACTCACTACGGTGTCCACCGAGCAAACACCCCATTGAAGATGCAGCATTCTTGTCCTATCTGCCAGAAGAAGTTTACAAATGCTGTTGTACTGCAGCAGCACATTCGCATGCATATGGGGGGACAAATCCCCAATACGCCCATGCCGGATAACGCTTGTGATAATACTGATGTGGATCCTACGCAGGCTGAAAAGAATGGAGATGTCAGTCGTCCAGATGAGAGTATGGAAAGCATAGAAATCGAAGAAGACCTAGACTCCCAGGATGGCCCCAGCAGCTCTTCAAAGCCACCCACTCCTTACGATGCACAGTCAGAATCTCCAGCTACAGTGTTTTCTGGTATTGCTGCATTGGAGAACCAGATGAAAATAGTAAACTCTGCTTTGACCCTACAACGGCAAAGCAGCCAGAAGTCTAGCGACAACGGCTCGGCAGAAAGCGATGGCATGACAAATGATTCTTCTTCTGTGACGGGAGATCCAGATTATCAAAATGGCAGGAGTCCTGCTGCCTCGGAATCGGCTTCGTTCCAGGCGCTGTCTCCAGCCAACAGCCAAGCTGAAAGCGTTCGGTCAAAGTCACCAGGTTTCAACGCTCAAGAAGATGCTGCCATGGGAAATAAAGCTGAAGGTCCTGAAAGCAACGTTCCTGAAATAGAAGGGGCTGGTGCTTTGGACCTAACTTATGGCAATATTGGTCGAAAAGTCATCAAAGAAGAACCTGGATTACACTTTGCAAATGGAGAGTACG GTCGAAGCAGCATTCCCACTGCCTTTGTCCGAGCACCACCAGCACTCATAAAAGTGGAAATGCTAGGTGAACGTCCCATTAGCACAGGTCATTTCATTGGCCCACCAGCTTTATCGCCTGGTGTTGCCCCTCTGCTGGTGCCACGGCCTAAATTTTGCCGTCCAGCTAAACAGCACATCTGCACTACATGTGGTAAGAACTTCTCCTCTGCCAGCGCTCTTCAGATTCATGAACGGACCCATACTGGTGAAAAACCATTCGCATGCACAATCTGTGGAAGAGCATTTACAACAAAAGGAAACCTGAAG